The proteins below come from a single Edaphobacter acidisoli genomic window:
- a CDS encoding carboxypeptidase regulatory-like domain-containing protein, translating to MRILFGFFLATLCILLPLSAFAQFENGSIVGTVHDATGAVVPGATVTVTSIATGAVSTRTTNESGDYEVPALRVGQYNVVVTHPGFADAKATDITVSVASRERIDLTLQVGQTATTVEVSGVSLQVETDTSQRGQIVTQYQSAALPLVTRNYSDLLGLVTGVRQAPTAATTSSINSLTRAGAYNVNGQRSMFNNYLLDGMDNNAYGESNQGFDNQIIAIPPDSVAQFSVVTNNESAEYGRSSGATINTASAGGTNIFHGTVYEFIRNTDLNAAGFFKPNTVSNTGQVTQFKKSTFNRNQFGFNVGGPILKDKLFFFLDYEGFRQTLKPLSVLTLPTQNELNGILVVPVQNATTGTVYAAGTPIPASAINPLSQQIVGFFKQPQLYNQLPVSGLASTGLATNDYSVQVPFTDKSDKGDLRLDFQQNANSSWFLRISDRKETGVNFPAIPLPLDGQTNGTIRILDQQIALGNTHLFGSNKVLDARLGLSRTKAGKFTLSIGDDAFTIPGLPNNPIVAGGLPSVGITGFTGFGRQSTNPQWQDPALIDPKVNFTWVRGNHSLKFGYEYEHIWMAVNDNNPLYGSFTYGGGYSAVGTAVSDSYWADFLFGTTNQYSLANYFVVHLRQTMHNAYAQDDWKVSPKLTLNLGLRWEYGSPYSEQHNYISNFDPVSQTVLTLTPGAVAGNGITPYQGGGVYGKTLVNPDLNDFGPRIGFAYAPQPNTAIRGGFGMSYVHYTRAGSGDILGINAPQALFVSVTQPKPTTSNKCASGAPATTCYVTSDQGYPSTLVTTFNPATDNITWVPKNKRDSYVESYFLSVQQQISKNTLLDIAYVGNHGLKLEGFLNANQKNPALGFARPYTQWPSDITQALNEFYSNYNALQVRYEQRMVGGLTLLNSFSWEHSLDNASASLEGNTPSPQDGNHIAADYAQSDYNLPIANVTSLVYELPFGHGRRFLSGSNPLVDGVLGGWQLSAINTAQAGTPFNLTYTPNSATAVSPQISATYRGANEYRPNVVSGQKVTQGRTVRAANTGYVQYVNLSGFSLPATKDANGNLLSPFGNATRNPGRTPAFYETDLSLNKKFNTPIERLKVEFRSEFYNLFNHTNLYLPSSGLGGTLQSFNSNGTVANAGIPTSGGVISSTFEPRIIQFGLKISY from the coding sequence ATGCGTATACTTTTTGGATTTTTCCTGGCGACACTGTGTATTTTGCTGCCGCTATCAGCCTTTGCACAGTTCGAAAATGGCAGCATTGTGGGCACGGTGCATGACGCGACCGGTGCGGTTGTTCCCGGTGCGACGGTAACGGTGACCAGTATTGCTACAGGCGCGGTGAGCACCCGGACTACGAACGAGAGCGGCGACTATGAAGTTCCGGCTCTGCGCGTTGGGCAGTACAACGTGGTGGTGACGCATCCAGGTTTTGCGGATGCGAAAGCAACGGACATCACGGTTTCGGTAGCCAGTCGCGAACGCATCGACTTGACTCTGCAGGTAGGGCAGACGGCGACAACGGTGGAGGTATCGGGTGTATCGCTGCAGGTAGAGACGGACACGAGCCAGCGTGGTCAGATCGTGACGCAGTACCAGTCGGCTGCGCTGCCGCTGGTGACACGTAACTATTCTGATCTGCTTGGGCTGGTGACCGGTGTGCGCCAGGCACCAACGGCGGCGACGACGAGCTCTATTAATAGCCTGACTCGCGCTGGCGCGTATAACGTCAACGGCCAGCGCAGCATGTTCAACAACTATCTGCTGGACGGCATGGACAACAATGCCTACGGCGAGAGTAACCAGGGATTCGACAACCAGATCATCGCCATTCCTCCGGACTCTGTGGCTCAGTTTAGTGTCGTAACGAATAATGAGAGCGCGGAGTACGGACGGTCTTCGGGCGCGACGATTAACACGGCTTCGGCTGGCGGTACGAACATCTTCCATGGGACTGTGTATGAGTTCATTCGCAACACAGACTTGAACGCCGCTGGCTTCTTCAAGCCGAATACGGTGAGCAACACGGGCCAGGTGACGCAGTTCAAGAAGTCGACGTTCAATCGCAACCAATTCGGGTTCAACGTGGGCGGGCCGATTCTCAAGGACAAGCTGTTCTTCTTTCTTGACTACGAGGGTTTTCGGCAGACACTCAAGCCGCTGAGCGTGCTGACGCTGCCGACGCAGAATGAGTTGAACGGCATTCTGGTGGTGCCGGTTCAGAACGCAACAACAGGCACGGTCTACGCTGCCGGAACGCCAATTCCGGCCAGCGCAATCAATCCACTTTCACAGCAGATTGTTGGGTTTTTCAAACAGCCGCAGCTTTATAACCAGTTGCCTGTGTCGGGTTTGGCTTCGACCGGACTGGCTACCAACGATTATTCAGTCCAGGTGCCGTTTACGGACAAGTCGGACAAAGGTGATCTTCGGCTCGATTTTCAACAGAACGCGAACAGTTCATGGTTTCTGCGTATCAGCGACCGCAAAGAAACAGGTGTGAATTTCCCCGCGATTCCATTGCCACTGGATGGACAGACAAACGGGACGATTCGAATTCTGGACCAGCAGATTGCGTTGGGGAATACCCACTTGTTCGGTTCGAACAAAGTGCTGGATGCGCGTCTTGGACTGTCACGGACGAAGGCGGGCAAGTTTACGCTTTCAATCGGAGATGATGCCTTCACCATTCCTGGATTGCCGAATAACCCAATTGTTGCTGGTGGGTTGCCGTCAGTGGGCATCACCGGATTCACAGGATTTGGACGTCAGAGCACGAACCCGCAGTGGCAGGACCCAGCGCTGATCGACCCGAAGGTGAACTTCACCTGGGTTCGCGGAAATCATTCGTTGAAGTTTGGCTATGAGTATGAGCACATCTGGATGGCGGTTAACGACAACAATCCACTGTATGGCTCGTTTACTTATGGCGGCGGCTATAGCGCAGTTGGGACGGCCGTCTCGGACAGCTACTGGGCAGACTTTCTGTTTGGAACGACAAATCAGTACTCGCTGGCCAACTACTTTGTAGTGCACCTGCGGCAGACGATGCACAATGCGTATGCGCAGGACGATTGGAAAGTGAGCCCGAAACTGACGCTGAATCTGGGACTACGTTGGGAGTATGGCTCACCATATTCGGAGCAACACAACTATATTTCGAACTTCGATCCTGTCTCGCAGACAGTGTTGACGCTCACTCCCGGCGCAGTTGCAGGCAATGGCATTACGCCATATCAGGGTGGCGGCGTTTATGGAAAGACGCTGGTCAATCCTGACCTGAACGACTTTGGCCCCCGCATAGGTTTTGCATATGCTCCGCAGCCGAATACTGCAATACGTGGTGGATTTGGCATGAGCTATGTGCACTACACGCGTGCAGGTTCGGGAGACATTCTTGGGATCAATGCTCCGCAGGCGCTGTTTGTGTCTGTAACGCAGCCGAAGCCGACGACGAGCAACAAGTGCGCGAGCGGTGCACCGGCGACGACCTGCTATGTAACCTCGGACCAGGGTTATCCTTCGACGCTTGTCACGACGTTCAACCCGGCAACGGACAACATCACATGGGTGCCGAAAAACAAACGGGACAGCTATGTTGAGAGCTACTTCCTGAGCGTGCAGCAGCAGATATCGAAGAACACGCTGCTGGACATAGCGTACGTCGGCAATCACGGGTTGAAATTGGAAGGGTTTTTGAACGCAAATCAGAAGAACCCCGCGCTTGGGTTTGCGCGCCCCTATACGCAGTGGCCGAGTGACATTACCCAGGCGTTGAATGAGTTCTACTCCAACTACAACGCGTTGCAGGTGCGCTATGAACAGCGTATGGTCGGCGGGCTAACGCTACTGAACTCGTTCAGCTGGGAGCACTCACTGGATAATGCAAGCGCATCTCTTGAAGGCAATACGCCTTCGCCGCAGGATGGCAACCACATCGCCGCTGACTATGCGCAGTCGGACTACAATCTGCCGATCGCCAATGTGACCAGCCTTGTCTACGAGCTTCCGTTTGGCCACGGGCGTCGTTTCCTGAGCGGATCGAATCCGCTGGTTGACGGCGTGCTGGGCGGTTGGCAGTTGAGCGCTATCAACACAGCGCAAGCTGGCACGCCGTTCAATCTGACGTATACACCGAACTCAGCAACAGCGGTTTCGCCTCAGATCTCGGCTACCTATCGTGGAGCGAACGAGTATAGGCCAAATGTTGTTTCGGGTCAGAAGGTGACGCAGGGGCGCACGGTCCGCGCGGCGAACACGGGCTATGTTCAATATGTAAACCTGAGCGGATTTTCGTTACCCGCAACGAAGGATGCCAATGGCAATCTGCTGAGTCCGTTCGGTAATGCAACGCGCAACCCGGGCCGCACGCCGGCGTTCTACGAGACTGACCTGAGCCTGAACAAAAAGTTCAATACACCGATCGAGCGACTGAAGGTTGAGTTTCGCTCTGAGTTCTACAACCTCTTCAACCACACGAACCTGTATCTGCCATCAAGTGGTTTGGGTGGGACGCTGCAGTCGTTCAACTCGAATGGCACGGTGGCCAACGCGGGCATTCCGACGAGCGGAGGCGTTATCTCGAGCACATTTGAGCCGCGCATTATTCAGTTCGGTTTGAAGATTAGCTACTGA
- a CDS encoding TCR/Tet family MFS transporter, producing MSDLSHNPPDHSPDRISDLAPDPLLTEPEFVPPEEIAATLPNAPDAPRVKHHRRRAAAAFIFLTVTLDMLALGMIAPVLPRLIESFLGGSASSAAQMLGLFGTVFAAMQFIFSPVLGSLSDRHGRRPIVLLSNFGLGFDYLLMAWAPALNWLFLGRVISGLTSSSIPTAMAYMADVTPRERRAAAFGMLSAAFGLGFVLGPAVGGILGNISTRLPFWTAGCLSLLNGLYGIFVLPESLASENRMAFSWRRANPVGSLSMLRRGPMLIMAGVLLFGYVAQQSLMNVYVIYADYRYGWSNRTVGLSLAVIGVCSALYGGLLVKPTVARLGEFRTIAIGLIGGAIGYSMFGFSKTGLIFWFGIPMLNMMSLTWPSAQGVLSHMTSASEQGQLQGAINSLRGIAGLVGPSLFTYIFSKSIGTHAIIHLPGSPFFTAAGMLMFSLLLVQFGRSAKSSPAPS from the coding sequence ATGTCCGACCTGTCGCACAACCCGCCGGACCACTCGCCAGACCGCATCTCTGACCTTGCGCCCGATCCGCTCCTGACCGAGCCGGAGTTTGTCCCGCCTGAAGAGATAGCAGCAACGTTGCCGAATGCACCCGACGCGCCCAGAGTTAAGCACCACCGCCGTCGCGCCGCGGCGGCCTTCATCTTCCTTACCGTCACGCTCGACATGCTTGCCCTCGGCATGATCGCGCCGGTGCTTCCGCGCCTGATCGAGAGCTTCCTCGGCGGCAGCGCCTCCAGCGCCGCACAGATGCTCGGCCTCTTCGGCACGGTCTTTGCTGCGATGCAGTTCATCTTCTCGCCCGTGCTCGGCTCGCTCTCTGACCGCCACGGCCGCCGCCCCATCGTACTGCTCTCGAACTTCGGCCTAGGGTTCGACTATTTACTGATGGCCTGGGCTCCCGCACTCAATTGGCTCTTCCTTGGCCGCGTCATCTCGGGACTCACTTCGTCCAGCATCCCCACTGCGATGGCCTATATGGCCGACGTCACGCCACGCGAGCGCCGCGCTGCTGCCTTTGGCATGTTGAGCGCGGCCTTCGGCCTCGGTTTCGTGCTCGGCCCTGCCGTCGGAGGTATCCTCGGCAACATCAGCACGCGCCTTCCCTTCTGGACAGCAGGTTGCCTCAGCCTGCTCAACGGACTCTACGGTATCTTTGTCCTGCCCGAATCGCTCGCATCAGAAAACCGCATGGCATTCTCCTGGAGGCGCGCCAACCCCGTCGGCTCGCTCTCCATGCTGCGCCGAGGGCCAATGTTGATCATGGCCGGAGTCCTTCTATTCGGCTACGTCGCGCAGCAATCGCTGATGAACGTCTACGTCATCTACGCCGATTACCGCTACGGTTGGTCGAACCGCACCGTCGGTCTCTCGCTCGCGGTCATCGGTGTCTGCAGCGCGCTCTACGGCGGCCTGCTCGTCAAACCTACCGTCGCGCGACTAGGTGAGTTTCGCACCATCGCCATTGGCCTCATCGGGGGAGCCATTGGCTACTCCATGTTCGGGTTCTCGAAGACTGGCCTCATCTTCTGGTTCGGCATTCCCATGCTCAACATGATGTCGCTCACCTGGCCCTCGGCCCAAGGCGTCCTCTCACACATGACGAGCGCATCTGAACAGGGTCAGCTTCAAGGCGCCATTAATAGCCTCCGCGGCATTGCTGGACTCGTCGGCCCCAGCCTCTTCACCTACATCTTCAGCAAATCCATCGGGACACATGCCATCATTCATCTGCCCGGCTCGCCCTTCTTTACAGCAGCGGGTATGCTTATGTTCAGCCTTTTACTAGTGCAGTTTGGTAGGAGTGCAAAATCCTCGCCTGCACCATCCTGA
- the tgt gene encoding tRNA guanosine(34) transglycosylase Tgt, translated as MSLSFEIGKVADGGGRRGALVLPHGVVETPVFMPVGTAASVKAVEQGVIERLGTSGAQIILANTYHLYLRPGHELVARMGGVHKFMSWERPMLTDSGGFQVFSLSSLRKVTPDGVEFRSHLDGSKHFFSPEHSMDVQIALGADVMMVFDECVEHPATYERTRDSMALTHAWARRSRGHFEANKERVPWFAERGGKTQSLFGIVQGGMYANLRKESAERLMELDLPGYAIGGLAVGEPREVTREMIARTLEWLPKDKPRYVMGVGYPDEIEEYAKMGVDMMDCVLPTRAGRHGLLFARDGDGAVVRMNIKRKEYAEDQGPIDAACGCMVCARYSRAYLRHLFVAGEPLALTLNSVHNLHFYLATMERVRKGLADAVDAFGEFNTEPTS; from the coding sequence ATGTCGCTTTCATTTGAGATAGGCAAGGTGGCGGATGGGGGCGGGCGGCGTGGCGCGCTCGTGCTGCCGCACGGTGTGGTGGAGACTCCGGTATTTATGCCGGTGGGAACGGCGGCCAGCGTAAAAGCCGTCGAGCAGGGCGTGATCGAGAGACTTGGTACGAGCGGCGCACAGATTATTCTGGCGAATACTTATCACCTTTATCTGCGGCCCGGGCATGAACTAGTTGCGCGGATGGGTGGCGTACACAAGTTCATGAGTTGGGAGCGGCCGATGCTGACCGACTCTGGCGGGTTTCAGGTCTTCAGTCTGAGCAGTCTGCGCAAGGTGACTCCGGATGGCGTGGAGTTTCGCTCGCACCTGGATGGGTCGAAGCACTTCTTTTCGCCGGAGCACTCGATGGATGTGCAGATTGCTTTGGGCGCGGACGTGATGATGGTGTTTGATGAGTGCGTGGAGCATCCGGCAACATATGAGCGGACGCGGGACTCGATGGCGCTGACTCACGCGTGGGCGCGGCGGTCGCGCGGCCACTTCGAAGCAAACAAAGAGCGGGTACCGTGGTTCGCAGAGAGGGGCGGCAAGACGCAGAGCTTGTTCGGGATTGTGCAGGGAGGGATGTATGCGAACCTGCGCAAGGAGTCAGCTGAGCGGCTGATGGAGCTGGACCTGCCGGGATACGCCATCGGAGGGCTTGCGGTGGGTGAGCCGCGCGAGGTGACGCGGGAGATGATTGCGCGGACGCTCGAGTGGCTGCCGAAGGACAAGCCGCGTTATGTGATGGGCGTCGGATACCCGGATGAGATTGAGGAGTACGCCAAGATGGGCGTGGACATGATGGACTGCGTGCTGCCGACACGCGCCGGGCGCCATGGACTGTTGTTTGCGCGGGACGGCGATGGAGCGGTGGTGCGGATGAACATCAAGCGGAAGGAGTATGCGGAGGATCAGGGCCCGATTGATGCCGCATGCGGATGCATGGTTTGTGCGAGGTACTCGCGGGCTTACCTACGGCACTTGTTTGTGGCGGGCGAGCCGCTGGCGCTGACGCTGAACTCGGTGCACAACCTGCATTTCTACCTGGCAACGATGGAGCGTGTACGCAAAGGACTTGCAGATGCCGTTGATGCGTTCGGCGAGTTCAACACTGAGCCAACCTCCTAG
- a CDS encoding TonB-dependent receptor — MGRARVCAIAFAVWVTLLSSGSAQTSVDGAIGGYVVDAGGAALAGARVHARNAATGTEVSAASGHDGGFLIARLPAGVYEVDVECPRFERMVLNGVTVELGSTTAVQTRMKVGSVSSSVTVTAAPDGTSTAQIPSSTAVASTITADEIEQLPVNGRRWQTFALLTPTANRDPDVDGLLSFRGLDPTQNSSLIDGSDDNQSFGSVPRGAGGEDDPDKEGGDAAAARVTTGGEGYGRHAGASYTFSQEAVREFRVSGQNYSALYGHAAGGVVTTISKSGSNVLHGSGFYLVRTSALNAANPFAIATHYVNGAVTGGVVKPHDLRQQFGGSVGGPAVRDHLFYFYTFDRQQRGFPAISSPIDPSFYALTATQNALLGTRGVTSAKANAALNYLNSLTGTVPRSSSQIVNFGKLDWVTSANHRLSVEYNRAHSNALNGVRQEPVVGFGTGSLGSSYVQVDSLLGRWLWTLSSSLSNEVRVQYGRDFQYETAGKPLPQESAIGPGGYAPEVAIGPQGLTFGTSSSLGRKAYPDERRVEVSDLATWVRGHHQIQAGGDVSFVDDHIDSLSNIEGAFRYDSGTTSGHAGGIVDWITDYTFNVNAYPNGGCPSIVSPVHDFCFRSYAQSFGEQVIAFDTQEWAAFVEDHWRVQQNLTINAGVRYEYELLPFPAQPNAELDAVFGQVGATSVFPEDRNNFGPRVGIAWEPFGAGRGVVRVGYGLFYGRLPGATIQRALVDTAMPASATHIRITPTTITVCPQVPNQGFGYVCSYAAAPPAAVAATTSAMVFDRRFQLPAVQQGSLTIEQPVGAGIIASATYLMNLDRQLMNTTDINIVPSTNAKTFQLQGGTGVSGVRDGETFSVPAYSERLDANFGPVTDILSNTNASYNALVVEARRRSRNGLEFRASWTWSKALDFGQSGAVPRQNAQFDPFDVRYDKGLSVLNHPQKLVASAVWRPKTTRGSEWVQHAANGWMVAPLLSATSGRPYSFNIFGGTRLTGGHESINGAGGAVYLPTVGRDTLRLPFTYVVDLRVGRAVRVSERVRMMAFAEAFNLTNHVNASSVMQRAFLVGTPVNGVTPLVFQTPAEVAAEGLNVQPFGAITSADSAGTRERRVQLGLRLAF; from the coding sequence ATGGGCCGCGCGAGGGTCTGCGCGATTGCGTTCGCAGTATGGGTGACGCTGCTTTCGAGTGGGTCGGCGCAGACTTCGGTTGATGGAGCAATTGGCGGATATGTCGTGGATGCAGGCGGCGCTGCGCTGGCTGGTGCGCGTGTGCATGCGCGCAATGCCGCGACTGGAACTGAGGTGAGTGCGGCTTCGGGCCACGATGGCGGGTTTCTAATCGCCCGTCTGCCTGCGGGTGTGTATGAAGTGGATGTCGAATGCCCACGCTTTGAGCGGATGGTTTTGAACGGAGTCACGGTCGAGCTGGGCAGCACAACGGCTGTGCAGACACGGATGAAGGTGGGGAGCGTGAGCTCGTCGGTGACGGTCACGGCGGCCCCTGATGGAACAAGCACTGCACAAATACCCTCCTCAACCGCTGTTGCGAGCACAATTACTGCGGACGAGATTGAGCAGTTGCCCGTAAATGGCCGCCGCTGGCAGACGTTCGCGCTTTTGACGCCAACCGCAAACCGTGACCCCGATGTCGATGGCTTGCTGAGCTTCCGTGGGCTTGACCCGACACAGAACAGCAGCCTCATCGATGGCTCGGACGACAACCAGAGCTTCGGCAGCGTTCCGCGCGGTGCGGGCGGTGAAGATGATCCCGACAAAGAGGGTGGGGATGCGGCTGCAGCGCGTGTGACGACAGGTGGAGAAGGATATGGCCGTCACGCAGGCGCCTCCTACACCTTTTCGCAGGAGGCCGTGCGCGAGTTTCGCGTGAGCGGGCAGAACTACTCCGCGCTCTATGGCCACGCGGCTGGCGGCGTTGTGACGACCATCTCAAAGAGTGGAAGCAACGTGCTGCACGGCTCAGGGTTTTATCTTGTGCGCACGAGCGCGCTCAATGCAGCGAACCCCTTCGCGATTGCGACGCACTATGTGAACGGCGCAGTGACGGGTGGTGTGGTGAAGCCGCATGATCTGCGGCAGCAGTTTGGCGGCAGCGTGGGCGGCCCTGCTGTGCGCGATCATCTTTTCTACTTCTATACGTTTGACCGGCAGCAGCGAGGCTTTCCAGCTATATCGTCGCCAATCGATCCCAGCTTTTACGCATTGACAGCGACGCAGAATGCTCTGCTCGGAACGCGCGGCGTGACTTCGGCAAAAGCAAATGCAGCGTTGAACTATCTCAACAGCCTGACGGGCACGGTGCCTCGCAGCTCCAGCCAGATCGTTAATTTCGGCAAGCTGGATTGGGTGACCTCGGCGAACCACCGACTGAGCGTCGAGTACAACCGCGCACATTCGAATGCGTTGAATGGTGTGCGCCAGGAGCCTGTCGTCGGCTTCGGCACGGGCAGCCTGGGCAGCAGCTATGTGCAGGTGGATTCTCTGCTCGGGAGATGGCTGTGGACTCTATCGTCTTCGTTGAGCAACGAAGTGCGCGTGCAATATGGGCGTGACTTCCAGTACGAGACCGCAGGAAAGCCCTTGCCGCAGGAGTCCGCGATTGGGCCTGGTGGATATGCGCCTGAGGTGGCGATTGGGCCGCAGGGGCTGACGTTCGGCACTTCATCATCGCTCGGACGCAAGGCCTATCCGGATGAGCGCAGGGTAGAAGTCTCCGACCTGGCGACATGGGTGCGCGGACATCACCAGATTCAGGCAGGAGGCGACGTGAGCTTCGTCGATGACCATATTGACTCGCTCAGCAATATCGAAGGCGCATTTCGCTACGACAGCGGCACCACGAGCGGACATGCAGGCGGCATCGTGGACTGGATTACCGACTACACCTTCAACGTGAACGCGTACCCGAACGGCGGGTGCCCATCTATCGTCTCGCCCGTGCATGACTTCTGCTTCAGGTCGTATGCACAGAGCTTTGGCGAACAGGTCATTGCGTTCGACACGCAGGAGTGGGCCGCGTTCGTTGAAGACCATTGGCGCGTGCAGCAGAACCTTACCATCAACGCCGGTGTACGGTACGAGTATGAGCTGCTTCCGTTTCCTGCGCAGCCCAACGCCGAGCTGGATGCTGTATTTGGCCAGGTGGGTGCGACGAGTGTGTTTCCTGAAGACCGTAACAACTTCGGCCCGCGCGTGGGTATTGCATGGGAGCCGTTCGGCGCAGGACGCGGCGTTGTGCGTGTGGGCTACGGGTTGTTCTATGGGAGGCTTCCGGGAGCAACGATTCAGCGCGCGCTGGTGGACACGGCGATGCCTGCGTCTGCTACACATATCCGTATCACTCCGACGACAATTACGGTGTGTCCGCAGGTTCCCAATCAGGGGTTTGGGTATGTGTGTTCTTATGCTGCTGCGCCTCCTGCAGCAGTGGCAGCGACGACTTCGGCGATGGTATTTGACCGCAGGTTTCAGCTTCCGGCGGTGCAACAGGGCAGCCTCACGATTGAGCAGCCGGTGGGTGCAGGCATCATCGCAAGCGCGACCTACCTGATGAATCTCGACCGGCAACTGATGAACACGACCGATATCAATATCGTTCCTTCGACCAATGCGAAGACATTTCAGTTGCAGGGAGGCACGGGAGTTTCAGGTGTGCGCGACGGCGAGACGTTCTCCGTGCCTGCGTATTCGGAGCGCCTTGATGCGAACTTCGGTCCAGTCACCGACATCCTTTCGAATACGAATGCGAGCTACAACGCGCTGGTCGTCGAAGCGCGGAGGCGCAGTCGCAACGGCCTGGAGTTTCGCGCAAGTTGGACGTGGTCCAAGGCTCTCGACTTCGGGCAAAGCGGTGCGGTTCCGCGTCAGAACGCGCAGTTCGACCCGTTCGATGTGAGGTATGACAAGGGATTGTCTGTGCTGAACCATCCGCAGAAGCTGGTAGCGAGCGCGGTGTGGCGGCCAAAGACGACGCGCGGCAGCGAATGGGTGCAGCATGCTGCGAATGGATGGATGGTTGCTCCGCTGCTGAGTGCAACGAGCGGGCGACCGTACAGCTTCAACATCTTCGGCGGCACGCGGTTGACGGGTGGGCACGAGAGTATCAATGGCGCGGGTGGCGCGGTGTATCTGCCGACGGTGGGGCGCGATACGCTGCGGCTGCCTTTTACCTACGTGGTCGATCTTCGCGTAGGCCGAGCGGTTCGCGTGTCGGAACGTGTGCGGATGATGGCGTTCGCTGAGGCGTTCAACCTGACGAATCATGTGAATGCGTCTTCGGTGATGCAGCGCGCATTTCTGGTGGGCACGCCGGTGAATGGAGTGACTCCGCTGGTGTTTCAAACTCCCGCCGAAGTCGCAGCCGAGGGCTTGAACGTGCAGCCTTTTGGAGCGATCACCAGCGCGGACTCGGCGGGGACGCGGGAGCGCAGAGTGCAGCTTGGTCTGCGGCTTGCGTTTTGA
- a CDS encoding VOC family protein — MIATSPLIAFIPTRDIAQARSFYEEILGLRFVGEDGFAAIMEANGTMVRIACVEEFVPAAYTIFGWNVANIRSEIAELCGRGVSFMRYPDMQQSDEGIWTAPSGAQIAWFRDPDGNVLSLTQF; from the coding sequence ATGATCGCCACAAGCCCGCTGATCGCCTTCATCCCCACCCGGGACATCGCCCAGGCCCGCAGCTTCTATGAAGAAATCCTCGGCCTGCGCTTTGTCGGCGAAGACGGATTTGCCGCCATCATGGAAGCCAACGGGACGATGGTGCGCATCGCCTGCGTCGAAGAGTTCGTGCCCGCTGCCTATACCATCTTTGGCTGGAATGTTGCCAACATCCGAAGCGAGATCGCAGAGCTATGCGGCCGGGGCGTGAGCTTCATGCGCTATCCCGACATGCAGCAGAGCGATGAAGGTATCTGGACAGCACCGAGTGGCGCGCAGATCGCATGGTTCCGCGATCCAGACGGCAACGTTCTTTCGCTAACTCAGTTCTAG